A region of Cucumis melo cultivar AY chromosome 2, USDA_Cmelo_AY_1.0, whole genome shotgun sequence DNA encodes the following proteins:
- the LOC103491958 gene encoding IQ domain-containing protein IQM2-like, which produces MGAFFTCPLAKYIDKKNGGESGSVTVKFINFGDDEVKALQRSTSSDSGDLKPSVIKSVGLHRAALDSSVRLSGRDLEKMTSTEITDIPLQEAELDVVANCPKSNDMESQSSRPENHDGTQAVMDLIATNMEHMAATELQKVYKSFRTRRRLADCAVIAEKSWWKLLNFADLRRSSISFFDIDKHKSAVSRWSRARTKAARVGKGLSKNDKAQMLALQHWLEAIDPRHRYGQNLQFYYDKWLHSQSEQPFFYWLDIGEGKGVDLVEECPRVKLQQQCIQYLGPLERTAYEVVVEDGKFIYKQSGELLHITRVDKREKWIFVLSTSKTLYVGKKMKGKFHHSSFLAGGATLAAGRLVVENGILQAIWPHSGHYRPTEENFREFISFLTENNVDLTHVKMSPHDEEGEEDNELQTQKGSLHVRNGSAEEDWIEQVSGGPDDGVSKIVAAGTIGGKSDFQEQLASSTIKTFESNRPINLSRKLTSPLIRENIEMRSLEYVSELDTETQKKNMLEEENRSYEVDIIPDELVLKRINSHKDTKSYQLGKQLSCKWTTGAGPRIGCVRDYPVELQHLALEQVML; this is translated from the exons ATGGGGGCTTTCTTTACATGTCCTTTGGCCAAATACATTGATAAGAAAAATGGGGGAGAATCTGGATCCGTTACTGTAAAATTCATCAATTTTGGAGATGATGAAGTAAAAGCTCTTCAGCGATCCACCAGTTCTGATAGTGGAGATTTGAAGCCTTCAGTAATCAAATCAGTGGGTTTGCACCGGGCAGCGTTAGATTCATCTGTTAGGTTGAGCGGTAGAGATTTGGAGAAGATGACTTCAACAGAGATAACGGATATTCCTCTACAGGAGGCAGAGTTGGATGTTGTTGCTAATTGTCCTAAGAGCAATGACATGGAGAGTCAATCTTCTAGGCCCGAGAATCATGATGGGACCCAAGCTGTGATGGATCTCATTGCAACAAATATGGAGCACATGGCAGCAACTGAATTACAGAAAGTTTATAAAAGCTTTAGAACAAGGAGAAGGCTGGCTGATTGTGCAGTTATTGCAGAGAAGAGTTG GTGGAAACTCTTGAATTTTGCCGACCTCAGGAGAAGTTCCATATCATTTTTTGACATAGATAAACACAAAAGTGCCGTTTCACGGTGGTCTCGAGCAAGAACCAAAGCTGCTAGG GTTGGCAAGGGTTTGTCCAAAAATGACAAAGCTCAAATGCTTGCTTTACAACACTGGCTTGAGGCT ATTGATCCACGACATCGTTATGGCCAGAACCTACAGTTTTATTATGATAAATGGCTACACTCTCAGAGTGAACAACCCTTTTTCTATTG GTTGGATATAGGAGAAGGGAAGGGAGTAGATCTTGTTGAAGAATGCCCTAGAGTGAAACTTCAACAGCAGTGCATTCAGTATTTGGGTCCA TTGGAAAGAACAGCCTATGAAGTTGTGGTGGAGGATGGGAAGTTCATTTACAAGCAATCTGGGGAACTACTTCACATCACTAGAGTTGATAAGCGTGAGAAGTGGATATTTGTTCTCAGCACCTCTAAAACCTTGTATGTtggaaagaaaatgaagggtaaGTTTCACCATTCGAGTTTCTTGGCTGGAGGAGCCACACTTGCTGCCGGGAGGTTGGTTGTTGAAAATGGCATCCTACAG GCAATTTGGCCTCATAGTGGTCATTACCGTCCCACAGAAGAAAACTTTCGTGAATTTATCTCCTTCCTTACAGAAAACAACGTTGACCTCACTCATGTGAAG ATGAGTCCACATGATGAGGAAGGCGAGGAAGACAAtgaactacaaacacaaaaagGCAGTCTTCATGTTCGAAATGGCTCGGCAGAGGAGGATTGGATTGAACAAGTGAGTGGTGGTCCGGATGATGGCGTTTCAAAGATTGTTGCTGCAGGAACGATTGGTGGGAAATCAGATTTTCAAGAGCAATTAGCATCGTCAACCATCAAAACATTTGAGTCAAATAGGCCAATCAATTTGAGTAGAAAATTAACCAGTCCTCTCATACGAGAAAACATAGAAATGAGATCCTTGGAATATGTTTCGGAGTTGGATACCGAAACTCAGAAGAAAAACATGTTAGAAGAGGAAAATAGAAGTTACGAGGTTGATATCATCCCTGATGAATTAGTACTAAAAAGAATAAACTCACACAAAGATACAAAATCATATCAATTGGGAAAGCAACTATCTTGTAAATGGACAACTGGTGCAGGTCCTCGAATAGGTTGTGTTCGTGACTATCCAGTCGAACTTCAGCACCTAGCATTGGAGCAGGTGATGTTGTAG